Genomic DNA from Microbacterium neungamense:
CGGCGACTTCCTGCTCATCGACGACGGCAAGGTCCGCGTCGAGGTGCTGGAGACCGACGGCACGGTCGTGACGACCCGGGTCGTGGTCGCCGGCGCGGTGTCCAACAACAAGGGCATCAACCTGCCCGGCGTCGCGGTCAGCGTCCCCGCGCTCAGCGAGAAGGACGAGGCCGACCTCCGCTGGGGCCTGCGCACCGGCGTGGACATCATCGCGCTGTCGTTCGTGCGCAACGCCGCCGACGTCACCCGCGTGCACGAGATCATGGCCGAGGAGGGCGTGCGCATCCCGGTCATCGCCAAGATCGAGAAGCCGCAGGCGGTGGACAACCTCGAGGAGATCGTCGACGCCTTCGACGGCATCATGGTCGCCCGCGGCGACCTGGGCGTCGAGCTGCCGCTGGAGGCGGTGCCGATCGTGCAGAAGCGCGCGGTCGAGCTGGCCCGCCGCAACGCCAAGCCGGTCATCGTCGCCACCCAGATGCTGGAGTCGATGATCAACAGCCCGGTGCCCACCCGCGCCGAGACCTCCGACGTCGCCAACGCCGTGCTCGACGGTGCGGACGCCGTGATGCTCTCCGGCGAGACCAGCGTGGGCGAGTACCCGGTGATCGCGGTGCAGACCATGGCCCGGATCATCGAGTCCACCGAGGAGCACGGCCTCGAGCGGATCCTCCCGCTGACCACCAAGCCGCGCACCCAGGGCGGGGCGATCACGCTCGCCGCCCTCGAGGTCGCCGAGTTCGTGGAGGCGAAGTTCCTCTGCGTGTTCACCCAGTCCGGCGACTCCGCACGCCGGCTGTCCCGGCTGCGCTCGCGCATCCCGATGCTCGCCTTCACGCCCGAGCCCGGCATCCGCCGCCGCATGGCGCTCACCTGGGGCATCACCTCCACCCTGGTCGACAGCGTCGAGCACACCGACCTGATGTACCACCAGGTGGACGACTACCTGCTCGGCACGGGCTTGGCGAAGGAGGGGGACAAGGTCGTCGTGATCTCCGGATCCCCTCCCGGCATCATCGGCTCCACCAACGACATCCGCGTGCACAAGGTCGGCGACGCGCACGGCGGCGCCGCCCCGGTGTACAAGCGCGGGCTCTGATCGAGCGCGCGCTTCGAGGACGCGCACGAGGGGGCAGGCGATCGGCCTGCCCCCCTCGTGCGTTAGAGTCGACCAGGGCCGGCGTGGCGGAATGGCAGACGCGGAGCACTCAAAATGCTTTGTCCGAAAGGGCGTGTGGGTTCGAGTCCCACCGCCGGCACCAATAGGATGTCTGTGTGACCGATCACGAGCAGCAGCCTGAGCAGTCCACGGCATCCGCCCCGCGACGCGTCGTCGTCGCCGAGGACGAATCGCTGATCCGCCTCGACATCGTCGAGATCCTCCGCGACAACGGCTTCGACGTCGTCGGCGAGGCCGGCGACGGCGAGACCGCCGTCCAGCTCGCCACCGAGCTGCGGCCGGACCTCGTGATCATGGACGTGAAGATGCCGCAGCTGGACGGCATCAGCGCCGCCGAGCGGCTGCACAAGAACCACATCGCGCCGGTCGTCCTGCTCACGGCGTTCAGCCAGAAGGAGCTCGTCGAGCGGGCCAGCGAGGCGGGCGCCCTGGCCTACGTGGTCAAGCCGTTCACGCCGAACGACCTGCTCCCGGCGATCGAGATCGCCCTGGCCCGGCATGAGCAGATCATCACGCTCGAGGCCGAGGTCGCCGACATGGTCGAGCGCTTCGAGACCCGCAAGCTCGTCGACCGCGCCAAGGGCCTGCTGAACGAGAAGATGGGCCTCACCGAGCCCGAGGCGTTCCGCTGGATCCAGAAGGCGTCGATGGACCGCCGACTGACCATGCAGGACGTCGCCAAGGCGATCATCGAGCAGCTGGCGCCGAAGAAGCAGTGATCCCGCTCGGCGGCGGGGTCCAGCCCCGTCCGCTGTGCGAAGGGGACTGAGCGCGCGTCGCTCAGTCGGCGACGTCGCGGATGAGGTTCGTGATCCGGATCGTGGAGCAGCGCCGGCCCTGCTCGTCGGTGACGACGATCTCGTGCACCGTCATGGTGCGGCCGAGGTGGATCGGGGTGCACACGCCGGTGACGGTGCCCGAGGTCGCCGACCGGGTGTGCGTGGCGTTGATGTCCACGCCCACCGCGAGCCGCCCGGGACCGGCGTGCATGTTCGCCGCCATCGACCCCAGCGACTCGCCCAGCACGACATACGCGCCGCCGTGCAGCAGCCCCACCGGCTGCGTGTTCCCCTCCACCGGCATGGTCGCGACGGCGCGCTCCACGCTGAACTCGGTGAACCGGATCCCCATCTTCTCCGCCAGCGCGCCCATGCCGCGGCGGGTGGCCCACTCCAGGCCGGGGGAGAGGGTCTGGTCGCTCACGCGTCCTCCTCAGCGAGTGTCGTCAGCCCTCGTTAGGCTGACAGGGTGACGGACTCCGCAAAGCCTACCCTCATGGTCGTCGACGGCCATTCGCTCGCCTACCGCGCCTTCTTCGCGCTGCCGGTCGAGAACTTCACCACCAGGGACAACCAGCACACGAACGCCATCTACGGCTTCCTGTCGATGCTGATCAACCTGATCAAGGCCGAGCGTCCCACCCACATGGCGATCGCCTTCGACACGTCGCGCCACTCGTTCCGCACCGAGGTGTACGCCGAGTACAAGGCCACCCGCTCGGAGACCCCGCCGGAGTTCCGGGGGCAGATCCCGCTGCTGCAGGAGTGCCTGAACGCGATGTCCATCCCGGTGCTCACCAAGGAGGGCGTCGAGGCGGACGACATCCTGGCGACCCTGGCCACCCAGGGCGCCGCGCAGGGCTACGACGTGCTCGTCGTCTCCGGCGACCGCGACACCATCCAGCTCGTCAACGACGAGATCACCCTGCTCTACCCGTCCGTGCAGGGGGTGTCGCAGCTGAAGCGCTACGACCCGGCGACGGTGGTCGAGCGCTACGGGGTCCGGCCCGAGCAGTACCCCGACATCGCCGCGCTGGTGGGGGAGACCAGCGACAACCTGCCCGGCGTCCCGAAAGTGGGCGAGAAGACGGCGGTGAAGTGGCTGAACCAGTTCGGCTCGCTCGATGAGCTGCTCGAACGCGCCGGGGAGATCAAGGGCGTGGTCGGCGGCAACCTGCGCGAGCACATCGAGGACGTCCGACGGAACCGCCAGCTGAACCGGCTGCTGCGGGACGTGGACCTGCCGGTCGGGCCCGCCGAGCTGGTGGTGACGCCGATCGACGCGCTGGCCGTGCGCGACATCTTCGCCCGGCTGGAGTTCCGCACCCTGCTGCCGCGCGTGTTCGAGGCCGTCGGCGCCGAGGACGACGGCGGCGCGCAGGCGGATGCCGTGGAGATGCCCTCGCCCGTGGAGACTGGCGCCGCCGACATCGCCACGTGGGCGGCCGCGCAGCAGGGACCGCTCGGCGTCGCGCTCGTGCTCGCCGGTGAACGCGTGCACCGGATCGGGGTCGCCTCGGCCACCGAGTTGCGCGAGACGGACTGGTCGGATGACGCCGCCGACGCGCTGCGCGCCTGGCTGGAATCGGACGCCCCGAAGGTGCTGCATGACGCGAAGCCGCAGGTGAAGGCGCTGCGCCGCGCCGGCATCCGTCTCCGCGGGCTCGCCGGGGACACGCTGCTCGCCGGCTGGCTGATGCGGCCCAGCTTCCCCGACAAGACGCTCGCCAACCTGGTGGAGCGCTACCTCGGCGAGAAGCTCCCCGAGGCGGACCCGACCCAGCTGGTGCCGGAGAACGAGGGCGCCACGCCGGCGCAGGAGGCGTGGTTCACGCTGCGCACCGACGAGGCGCTGCGCGCGGCGATGCCGGACAGCGTCGCGACCGTGCTCACCGCCATCGAGCTGCCCACCCTGCTCACCCTCGCCGACATGGAGCTGGCAGGCGTCGCCGTCTCGCACGACGTGCTCTCCGCGTTCTCGGCCGAGCTGGGCGCCCGCGCCGACGCGATCGCCCAGCAGGCGTACGCGACGATCGGGCACGAGGTGAACCTCGGCTCACCCAAGCAGCTGCAGGAGGTGCTGTTCGAGGAGCTGCAGCTGCCGAAGACGCGCAAGACGAAGACCGGGTACTCCACGGATGCCGCGGCGCTGGCCGACCTGCAGGAGAGCACCCCGCATCCGTTCCTGGAGCAGCTGTCGCAGCACCGCGAGGCGACGAAGCTGCGCCAGATCATCGAGTCCCTCGATGTCGCCATCCGCGAGGACGGGCGCATCCACACCACCTACCTGCAGACCGGCAGCCAGACCGGACGCCTCTCCAGCACCGACCCGAATCTGCAGAACATCCCGATCCGCACCGAGGAGTCCCGCCGCATCCGCAGCGCCTTCCGGGTCGGCGAAGGGTTCGAGACGCTGCTGACCGCGGACTACTCGCAGATCGAGATGCGGATCATGGCGCACCTGTCCGGGGACCCGGGACTCATCGAGGCGTTCAACTCCGGGGAGGACCTGCACCGGTTCGTCGGCGCGCGGGTGTTCGGCGTGGCGCCGGAGGACGTCACCCCCGCCATGCGCACCAAGGTCAAGGCGATGTCGTACGGGCTCGTGTACGGGCTCAGCGCGTTCGGCCTGTCGAAGCAGCTGCGCATCGAGCAGGCCGAGGCGAAGCAGCTGATGATGGAGTACTTCGCCCGGTTCGGCGCGGTGCGCGACTACCTGCGAGCCTCCGTGATGAAGGCGAAGGAGGACGGCTACACCGAGACGATCTTCGGCCGCCGGCGGCCCTTCCCGGACCTGTCCAGCCCGAACCGGGTGCTGCGCGAGAACGCGGAGCGGGCGGCGCTGAACGCGCCGATCCAGGGCAGCGCGGCGGACATCATGAAGATCGCGCTGTTCCGCATCCACGACGATCTCACCGCGGCCGGTCTCCGCTCGCGCGTGCTGCTGCAGATCCACGACGAGCTCGTCGTGGAGGTCGCGCCGGGGGAGTGGGACGAGGCGGAGCGGATCGTCCGCGAGCGCATGGCGGGAGCTGCCGACCTGTCGGTGCCCCTGGACGTGCAGGTCGGGCGCGGCAGCGACTGGAACGAGGCCGGGCACTGACGTTCCGCGAGGCCTCGGGGACGTCCCACTAGGCTGAGCGGCATGACGTCAGAAACGCGCACGCCGACCGCGATCGACGCGGTCGCGGAGGAGTGGGTCGACACGATCGCCCGCCTGGTCCCCACCATCGGCACCTACATCGGCCGCACCGAGCACAATCACCGGTTCGGCGACCTGAGCCCCGCTGGCCACGAGGAGTACGCCGAGGCCGCGCGCGCCGCGCTGCGGTCGCTGGAGGCGCTGGAGCCGGCCGACGCGGTCGACGAGGTCACCAAGGCGGATCTGAGCGCCGAGCTGCGCCTGGAGATCGAGCTGCACGACGCCCAGTGGCATCTGCGGGATCTCAACGTGATCGCCTCGGCGCCTCAGGACGTCCGCCAGGCGTTCGACCTGATGCCGACGGCCAGCACCGAGGACTGGTCCACGATCGCCACCCGGCTCGCCGCGGTCCCGGAGGCGCTGCGCGGCTACACCGAGACGCTCCGCGAGGGCATCGCCCGCGGCGTGGTGCCGGCCCGGAGGCAGGTGCGGGAGGTCGCCGACCAGATCGTGCGCTACACCGCCGACGACGGATTCTTCGCCGAGCTCGTGGCGAACGCCGCTCCCGCCGACGGCCAGCTGCCGGCATCCCTCGCCCGCGACCTCGCCGACAACGCCGCGGCCGCGCGCGTCGCCTACGACGAGCTGCGCGCCTTCCTCACCGGCACCCTGGCGGATGCGGCGAGCGAGACGGATGCCGTCGGCCGCGAGCTCTACGCCCTGAACTCCCGGCGCTTCCTCGGCGCCACGATCGACCTCGACGAGACCTACGAGTGGGGGCGCGAGGAGCTGGAGCGGATGATCGCGGAGCAGACCGCGATCGCGCACGAGATCCTCCCCGGCGCGAGCGTGGCGGAGGCGGTGGCGCATCTCGACGCCGACCCGTCCCGCAAGCTCCACGGCACCGAGGCGCTGCAGCGGTGGATGCAGGAGACCAGCGACCGCGCCATCGCGGAGCTCGGCGCCACGCACTTCGACATCCCGGAGCAGATCCGCACACTGGAGTGCATGATCGCCCCGACGCAGGAGGGCGGCATCTACTACACCGGCCCCACCGACGACTTCTCCCGCCCCGGGCGGATGTGGTGGTCGGTGCCGGAGGGCGTGACCGAGTTCGACACCTGGCGCGAGCTGACCACCGTCTACCACGAGGGGGTGCCGGGCCACCACCTGCAGATCGCGCAGGCGGTGTACAACCGCGGGCAGCTCAACTCCTGGCGGCGCCTGCTGGCCGGCACCTCCGGCCACGCGGAGGGCTGGGCGCTGTACGCGGAGCGGCTGATGGAGCAGCTCGGCTACCTGGACGACCCGGCCGACCGGCTCGGCATGCTGGATGGCCAGCGGATGCGCGCCGCTCGCGTCGTCCTGGACATCGGCGTGCACCTCGGCAAGGAGCGGCCCGGGGGCGGCGGAGCGTGGGATGCGGCCTACGCGCTGGAGTTCCTGCGCGCGAACGTCAACATGCCCGACGAGTTCGTCCGGTTCGAGGTCAACCGGTACCTGGGCTGGCCGGGTCAGGCGCCGTCGTACAAGGTCGGACAGCGGATCTGGGAGCAGGTGCGGGCCGCGGCCGAGCAGGAGCCGGACTTCTCGTTCAAGGAGTTCCACAAGCGGGCGCTGGACCTGGGCGGCGTCGGCCTGGACACCCTGCGCAGCGTCTTCCTGCGCTGAGCGGGCTTCCGGAGCCGGCGGAATAGCGTCGGACGGCGCGGGGTTCATTCGTCTGAATGGAGAGGACGATCATGGACATCGAGTTCGGACTGGACACCTTCGGCGACATCACGGTGGGCCCGGACGGGAAGCCGCTCAGCGCGGCGCAGACGATCCGCAACGTCGTGGCGCAGGCGGAGCTCGCCGACGCCGTCGGCGTCGACTTCTTCGGGGTGGGGGAGCACCACCGCGCCGAGTTCGCGGTGTCCGCACCCGAGATGGTGCTCGCCGCGATCGCGGGGCGCACGAAGCGGATCCGGCTCGGGACGGCGGTGACGGTCCTCTCCTCGGACGACCCGGTGCGGGTGTTCGAGCGCTTCGCCACCCTGGACGCACTGTCAGACGGCCGCGCGGAGGTGGTGCTCGGGCGCGGCTCGTTCATCGAGTCCTTCCCGCTGTTCGGCTACGACCTGAAGGACTACGAGGCGCTCTTCGAGGAGAAGCTCGACCTGTTCGTGCAGCTTCTTCGCGAAGAGCCGGTGACCTGGTCGGGCACGATGCGCGCGCCGCTGACCGACGCCGACGTGTTCCCGAAGACCGAGCACGGGCTGCGCACCTGGGTCGGCGTGGGCGGCAGCCCGGAGTCCGTGGTGCGGGTGGCGCGGCACGGCCTCGGCTTGATGCTCGCCATCATCGGCGGCCCGGCCGCGCGCTTCGCACCGTTCGTCGAGCTGTATCACCGTTCCGTGCGCAGCTTCGGCACGACCGCGCATCCGGTCGCGGTGCACTCGCCGGGGCATATCGCCGGCACCGACGAGGAGGCGTGGGAGACCGCCTACCCCGGCTTCGAGGCGATGAACAACACCATCGGCCGGGAGCGCGGCTGGCCGCCGTACAGCCGTGCGCGGTTCCAGAACGACGTGGGCCCCGCGGGGGCGCTGTACGTCGGCTCACCCGACCGGGTGGCGGCGAAGATCGCCGACACCGTCCGCACGCTCGGCATCGGCCGGTTCGACCTGAAATACTCCACGGGCACCCTGCCGCATGAGGCGATGATGCGCAGCATCGAGCTGTACGGCTCCGAGGTGGTGCCGCGGGTGCGGCGGCTGCTCGCCGCGGACGCCTGAGCGCCGCTTTCGGCGCCGAGCGGTGAGGCGGGCCCGGCGGCCCTACGATGAAGGCATGCCCGAGACCGCACTGCCGAGCCGCCACACGCTCGGCGAGAGACTGGACGTCCTGCCGTTCACCCGGCGCCACCTGCGGGTGCTGACCGGGTCGGGCATCGGCTGGGCGCTGGACGCGATGGACGTCGGGCTGATCTCGTTCATCATCGCCGTGCTCATCCGAGAATGGTCGCTGACCCCGGCGGAGTCGGGATGGATCGCCTCGATCGGGTTCGTCGGAATGGCCGTCGGCGCAAGCCTCGGCGGGCTCCTCGCCGACCGGCTCGGACGTCGGCAGGTGTTCGCGATCACCCTGCTGGTGTACGGGATCGCCACCGGCGCCAGCGCGCTGGTGGGCGGGGTGGCCTTGCTGCTCGTGCTCCGCTTCTTCGTCGGGCTCGGGCTGGGCGCCGAACTGCCGGTGGCGTCCACCTATGTCAGCGAGTTCGCGCCGACCGCGATCCGCGGCCGGATGATCGTGATCCTGGAGGCGTTCTGGGCCCTGGGATGGACGGCGGCGGCGCTGATCGGCTACCTGGTGATCCCGGCATCCGCCGACGGCTGGCGCTGGGCGTTCCTCATCGGCGCCGTGCCCGCCGTGTATGCGCTCGTCGTGCGCTGGGGACTGCCGGAGTCCCCACGCTGGCTGGCGTCGCGCGGCCGCCTGGCGGAGGCGGAGCGCATCGTCGAGGGGCTGGAGTCCTCCGCCGGGGTCGTGGAGCAGCCCCGCATCCGCACCGTGCCGTCCCGCCGCTCCCTCGCCGACACCGCCGGGGGCCGGCTCGGCGTGCTCTGGTCGGCGGAGTTCCGTCTGCGCACCGCGTGCATCTGGCTGGTGTGGCTGTGCGTGAACTTCGCCTACTACGGCGCGTTCATCTGGATCCCGAGCATCCTGGTCGCCGCCGGGTACGACCTCGTGCGCTCCTTCGGATTCACGCTCGTCATCACCCTCGCTCAGCTGCCCGGCTACGCGGTCGCGGCCTGGCTGATCGAGGTGTGGGGACGCCGTGCCACGCTGTCGGTGTTCCTCGCCGGCTCCGCCGCGTCGGCGGTGCTGTTCGGCACGGCCACCGGCGAGGGCGCCATCATCGCCACCGGCATGGCGCTGTCGTTCTTCAACCTCGGCGCCTGGGGCGCCCTGTACGCGATCACCCCGGAGATCTATCCGACCTCGGTGCGGGCGACGGGGGCGGGCTGGGCGGCCGGCGTCGGTCGGATCGCCTCCATCGTCGCACCGCTCACCGTGCCGGTGCTGCTGCAGGCCGGGGGAGCGCCGCTCACCTTCGCGGTCTTCGCCGGGTTCTTCGTGGTCGCCGCGGCGGCGGCGTGGGGCCTGGCCGACCGGCGGGGCGCCGCGCTCGACGACCGCTGACGGCCGACGCAATAGGCTGGCGGCATGGCTGCAGTGCGGTACGTCGCGATCGGCGACTCCTTCACCGAGGGCGTCGGCGACGAGCTGCCCGACGGGCGCGTGCGCGGCTGGGCGGATCTCGTCGCGCAGGGCTGGGCGGATGCTCTCGGCGAACCGGTCCAGTACGCCAACCTGGCGATCCGCGGACGACTGGCCTGGCCGATCGTGCAGGAGCAGCTGGAGCCGGCGCTGGCGCTGCACCCGACCCATCTGTCCTTCAACGGCGGCGGCAACGACATGCTGCGGCCGAAGGCCGACATGGAGCACATCGCGGACGCGTTCTCCCACGTGCTGCGCCGCTGCGACGAGGAGGGCGTGACCCTCATCCTGCTCTCCGGCGCGAACCCGAGCGCGCAGCTGCCGATGGGCCGGCTGATCCAGCGCCGCGGCGACGAGCTGTCCGCCGCAGTGCTGCGGCGGATCGCCGACCGGCCGGATGTGATCCGAGCCCTGAACTGGCCCGACACCGTGCTGTCCGGACCGGAGTACTGGTCGGAGGACCGGCTGCACATGAACGCGAACGGGCACCACCGGGTCGCCGCCCGTGTGCTGCACGCCCTCGGCTTGGAGCCGCCGGCGGAGTGGTGGGCGCCCGCCGCGCATCCGGAGGCCCGCCCCGGCGGCCTCGAGTACTATCGCCGGCACGTCGCGCCGTGGGTGCGGCGGCGGCTGACCGGCACGTCCTCCGGCGACGGTCGCGCCGCGAAGCACCCCACGTGGGTGGAGCGGACGCCGCGATGAGCCGGACGCCGGGACGGCGCCTGACGCGCCGGATCACGCAGCTGATCGTCGGGGTGTTCCTGTACGGCATCGGGATCGCGTTCATCGTCCGCGGGGCGATCGGCGCGGCGCCGTGGGACGTGCTCACACAGGGACTGGCGAACCACCTGCCGCTGAGCTTCGGCGTGATCACCGTGCTGGTGAGCGTGGTGGTGCTGGTGCTGTGGATCCCGATCGGTCAGCGGCTCGGGATCGGCACGCTCGTCAATGATCGGCGCGCACTTCGGTCCCGGTCCGCGCGACGGCCTGATGACCGGCCTGCACAGTCGCACCGGCCTCCCGATCTGGGTCGTGCGCACGGCGATCGAGGTGACCGTGGTGGCGGTCGGCTGGGTGCTGGGCGGGAACCTCGGCATCGGCACCGTGGTGTTCGCGCTGCTCGTGGGGCCCCTGTGCCAGTTCTTCCTGCACGTGTTCACCGTGCCGCTGCCCGTGGATGCCGCCGAGGCGCCGAACGGTCCGCGCACCGGCGGGACTCCGGGGGTCGCCGGACTCACGACCGCCGGCGCGGCTTCTCCGTGTCCAGACCCATGCGGATCCGGGTGCGCTTGCGCTCGATGACGATGAAGGTCGCCCCGAGCAGCCACAGCGGCACCTGGGTGAGGAACGCCAGGCGGAACGCCTCCAGGGAGTAGGTGTCCGGGGTCCCGGCGCCCTGCAGGTCGAGGGTGAGTCCGATCAGGAAGATCGCGATGAGGGCCGCCAGGAACCCGCCGGCGTTCGTGACGCCGGTGGCGGTGCTGAGCCGATGCGCCGGGTTGTGCGTGCGGGCGTGATCGAACGCGATCATGGATGCCGGCCCGCCCGCCGCGAGCGCGACGATGAGGACGACGAGGAGCCAGAGCGGCGCCGGTCCGGGCCAGGCGATCACGGCGACCCACGCCAGCAGCTGCACGGCGACGGTCGGCAGCACCAGCGCCAGCGACCGGCGGGTGGGGATGCGTCTGGACAGTTCGCCCAGCAGCGGGCCGAACAGCATGCCGGCGACCACGAACAGCGACAGCAGCCCCGCCGCTGCGGGGGTGGTCAGACCCTCGCCGGCGGTGAGGAACGGCATGCCCCACAGCAGCACGAAGGCCGTGCCCGCGAACGGGGTGGTGAAATGCGACCAGAACGCCAGGCGGGTGCCGGGGTGCGCCCAGGCGGCGCGGATGCCGACGCCGGTGTCGATCGCGGAGGTGACCACGCGGACCACCCCGGTCTCGGTGTTCACCGACACGTCGGCGGCGCGCTGACGCGGGTGGTTGCGGATGACCAGCCAGACCAGGATGGCGAACAGGACGCCGAGACCGGCGACGCTGCCGAAGGTGATCGTCCAGGTGGTGGCGTGCAGCAGCGCCGCCACCGGGATGAGGGCGACGAGCTGGCCGGTCTGACCGATGATGCCGGTGAACTGCACCATCACCGGCCCGCGCTGCGCGGGGAACCAGGTCGCGACCAGACGCAGCGCCGCCGGGAAGACGGCCGCGTCCCCGGCGCCGAGCAGCACGCGGGCCACGAGGGCGATGCCGATGCTGGGGGACAGCGCCATCACGAGCTGGCCGAGGGCCATCAGCACCATCCCGATCGCCATGATCGGCCGGGAGCCGTGCCGGTCGAGCAGGATGCCGATGGGGATCTGCGCACCGCCGTACACCGCCAGCTGCACCACCGCGAAGAGCGACAGCGTCGCCGCATCCGCGTGGAACCGCTCGGCGGCGTCGACGCCGACCGCACTCAGCGAGGCGCGATTCGTGATCGCGAGCACGTACGCCGCGACCGCGACGATCCAGATGACCCACGCGCGCCACCCCGGCTCGGAGCGGAGGAGAGGCGTTGCGGTCACCCCTCCACGGTAGTACGCGGGAGCTCGGCGAC
This window encodes:
- a CDS encoding LLM class flavin-dependent oxidoreductase, whose amino-acid sequence is MDIEFGLDTFGDITVGPDGKPLSAAQTIRNVVAQAELADAVGVDFFGVGEHHRAEFAVSAPEMVLAAIAGRTKRIRLGTAVTVLSSDDPVRVFERFATLDALSDGRAEVVLGRGSFIESFPLFGYDLKDYEALFEEKLDLFVQLLREEPVTWSGTMRAPLTDADVFPKTEHGLRTWVGVGGSPESVVRVARHGLGLMLAIIGGPAARFAPFVELYHRSVRSFGTTAHPVAVHSPGHIAGTDEEAWETAYPGFEAMNNTIGRERGWPPYSRARFQNDVGPAGALYVGSPDRVAAKIADTVRTLGIGRFDLKYSTGTLPHEAMMRSIELYGSEVVPRVRRLLAADA
- a CDS encoding SGNH/GDSL hydrolase family protein, with translation MAAVRYVAIGDSFTEGVGDELPDGRVRGWADLVAQGWADALGEPVQYANLAIRGRLAWPIVQEQLEPALALHPTHLSFNGGGNDMLRPKADMEHIADAFSHVLRRCDEEGVTLILLSGANPSAQLPMGRLIQRRGDELSAAVLRRIADRPDVIRALNWPDTVLSGPEYWSEDRLHMNANGHHRVAARVLHALGLEPPAEWWAPAAHPEARPGGLEYYRRHVAPWVRRRLTGTSSGDGRAAKHPTWVERTPR
- a CDS encoding ANTAR domain-containing response regulator, which gives rise to MTDHEQQPEQSTASAPRRVVVAEDESLIRLDIVEILRDNGFDVVGEAGDGETAVQLATELRPDLVIMDVKMPQLDGISAAERLHKNHIAPVVLLTAFSQKELVERASEAGALAYVVKPFTPNDLLPAIEIALARHEQIITLEAEVADMVERFETRKLVDRAKGLLNEKMGLTEPEAFRWIQKASMDRRLTMQDVAKAIIEQLAPKKQ
- a CDS encoding DUF885 domain-containing protein, translating into MTSETRTPTAIDAVAEEWVDTIARLVPTIGTYIGRTEHNHRFGDLSPAGHEEYAEAARAALRSLEALEPADAVDEVTKADLSAELRLEIELHDAQWHLRDLNVIASAPQDVRQAFDLMPTASTEDWSTIATRLAAVPEALRGYTETLREGIARGVVPARRQVREVADQIVRYTADDGFFAELVANAAPADGQLPASLARDLADNAAAARVAYDELRAFLTGTLADAASETDAVGRELYALNSRRFLGATIDLDETYEWGREELERMIAEQTAIAHEILPGASVAEAVAHLDADPSRKLHGTEALQRWMQETSDRAIAELGATHFDIPEQIRTLECMIAPTQEGGIYYTGPTDDFSRPGRMWWSVPEGVTEFDTWRELTTVYHEGVPGHHLQIAQAVYNRGQLNSWRRLLAGTSGHAEGWALYAERLMEQLGYLDDPADRLGMLDGQRMRAARVVLDIGVHLGKERPGGGGAWDAAYALEFLRANVNMPDEFVRFEVNRYLGWPGQAPSYKVGQRIWEQVRAAAEQEPDFSFKEFHKRALDLGGVGLDTLRSVFLR
- a CDS encoding YczE/YyaS/YitT family protein produces the protein MIGAHFGPGPRDGLMTGLHSRTGLPIWVVRTAIEVTVVAVGWVLGGNLGIGTVVFALLVGPLCQFFLHVFTVPLPVDAAEAPNGPRTGGTPGVAGLTTAGAASPCPDPCGSGCACAR
- a CDS encoding hotdog fold thioesterase; translated protein: MGALAEKMGIRFTEFSVERAVATMPVEGNTQPVGLLHGGAYVVLGESLGSMAANMHAGPGRLAVGVDINATHTRSATSGTVTGVCTPIHLGRTMTVHEIVVTDEQGRRCSTIRITNLIRDVAD
- the polA gene encoding DNA polymerase I; its protein translation is MTDSAKPTLMVVDGHSLAYRAFFALPVENFTTRDNQHTNAIYGFLSMLINLIKAERPTHMAIAFDTSRHSFRTEVYAEYKATRSETPPEFRGQIPLLQECLNAMSIPVLTKEGVEADDILATLATQGAAQGYDVLVVSGDRDTIQLVNDEITLLYPSVQGVSQLKRYDPATVVERYGVRPEQYPDIAALVGETSDNLPGVPKVGEKTAVKWLNQFGSLDELLERAGEIKGVVGGNLREHIEDVRRNRQLNRLLRDVDLPVGPAELVVTPIDALAVRDIFARLEFRTLLPRVFEAVGAEDDGGAQADAVEMPSPVETGAADIATWAAAQQGPLGVALVLAGERVHRIGVASATELRETDWSDDAADALRAWLESDAPKVLHDAKPQVKALRRAGIRLRGLAGDTLLAGWLMRPSFPDKTLANLVERYLGEKLPEADPTQLVPENEGATPAQEAWFTLRTDEALRAAMPDSVATVLTAIELPTLLTLADMELAGVAVSHDVLSAFSAELGARADAIAQQAYATIGHEVNLGSPKQLQEVLFEELQLPKTRKTKTGYSTDAAALADLQESTPHPFLEQLSQHREATKLRQIIESLDVAIREDGRIHTTYLQTGSQTGRLSSTDPNLQNIPIRTEESRRIRSAFRVGEGFETLLTADYSQIEMRIMAHLSGDPGLIEAFNSGEDLHRFVGARVFGVAPEDVTPAMRTKVKAMSYGLVYGLSAFGLSKQLRIEQAEAKQLMMEYFARFGAVRDYLRASVMKAKEDGYTETIFGRRRPFPDLSSPNRVLRENAERAALNAPIQGSAADIMKIALFRIHDDLTAAGLRSRVLLQIHDELVVEVAPGEWDEAERIVRERMAGAADLSVPLDVQVGRGSDWNEAGH
- a CDS encoding MFS transporter; protein product: MPETALPSRHTLGERLDVLPFTRRHLRVLTGSGIGWALDAMDVGLISFIIAVLIREWSLTPAESGWIASIGFVGMAVGASLGGLLADRLGRRQVFAITLLVYGIATGASALVGGVALLLVLRFFVGLGLGAELPVASTYVSEFAPTAIRGRMIVILEAFWALGWTAAALIGYLVIPASADGWRWAFLIGAVPAVYALVVRWGLPESPRWLASRGRLAEAERIVEGLESSAGVVEQPRIRTVPSRRSLADTAGGRLGVLWSAEFRLRTACIWLVWLCVNFAYYGAFIWIPSILVAAGYDLVRSFGFTLVITLAQLPGYAVAAWLIEVWGRRATLSVFLAGSAASAVLFGTATGEGAIIATGMALSFFNLGAWGALYAITPEIYPTSVRATGAGWAAGVGRIASIVAPLTVPVLLQAGGAPLTFAVFAGFFVVAAAAAWGLADRRGAALDDR
- the pyk gene encoding pyruvate kinase, producing MRRAKIVATLGPATSTYESVRALIDAGVDVARLNLSHGDYSVHEANYANVRRAAEDSGRAVAVLVDLQGPKIRLGKFEGGPYELAEGDIFKITTEDILGTKEISGTTFKGLPNDVKPGDFLLIDDGKVRVEVLETDGTVVTTRVVVAGAVSNNKGINLPGVAVSVPALSEKDEADLRWGLRTGVDIIALSFVRNAADVTRVHEIMAEEGVRIPVIAKIEKPQAVDNLEEIVDAFDGIMVARGDLGVELPLEAVPIVQKRAVELARRNAKPVIVATQMLESMINSPVPTRAETSDVANAVLDGADAVMLSGETSVGEYPVIAVQTMARIIESTEEHGLERILPLTTKPRTQGGAITLAALEVAEFVEAKFLCVFTQSGDSARRLSRLRSRIPMLAFTPEPGIRRRMALTWGITSTLVDSVEHTDLMYHQVDDYLLGTGLAKEGDKVVVISGSPPGIIGSTNDIRVHKVGDAHGGAAPVYKRGL